A window of Pseudomonas putida genomic DNA:
GAATCACTTGGGCGCGGCTCATGGCTGGGCGATATCGGCGTAGTCGACTTCCACCACGTGCCCGGGGCCGGCATCGAACAGCACATAGAATTCGCCGTCCGGTCGCTTGAAGGTCAGGGTCGAGTCATCTCCGAGCTTGCCGCCGACCAGCACCTGTTCGTCGTAGCCGATCACATCGAGGGTTACCCCGGGGGCACCGCTGCCGTCCGAGAAGCCACCGGTGCACTTGACCTGGCCACCAGGCAATTCTTCGCATTCGCACATCGGGTTGTGCGCCAGGGCCGGGCCGGCGACCAGCACCAGCAAGGGCAGGGCGAAGGTGCGCATCAGGTGTTTCATTTCTTGCCTCCTTGTTTTTCGAGCCAGGCCACGGTGGCTGGCGATGCCTTGGCCAGGGGGACCGACGCCTGGTGCATGCTGCCGTCCCAGCCTTCCAGGGTGATCCAGACCTGCGCGTCTGGCCTGGTGCGTGGCGGGATCGGCAACGAAGTGCCCATGTTGTACGGCGCACCGAAGAAAATCGTGCCGGCGGCGCGCAGGCTGCGCGGTTTGCCGATGCGCAGGTAGGCCGCCTTGACGCCGTTGACGCAGGCCTTGCACAGCGATGCATTGAAAATCTTGAAATGGCCGGCCGGGCCGTCGGCGCGGGGGGGCTCGTCACGCATTTCGGCCAGGTCCAGGGTGTAGGGGCCGACCTGGATGTCGTTGATCACGTTGGCGCCAAGCCCCGCTTCGCCGCGAAACAGCCTGGCGTCGGCGAAGTACTTGGGCATGAAGCCCAGCGGGATTAGGATCAGCAGGATGTTCAGGTGAAAACGCCACTTCAGCCATCGTTGCTTGAGCGGGCTGGCGGGCACGGCTTGGACCTGGCTCATGGGCGGATCTCCACGGGGGTTTCATTGCGCGTCCTGCGCGGCGCACGCTCACTGCGCTTGAGGGCGGCGGCGGTGGCCTGGGCGGTGCGTTTGGTCCAGATCAGCAAGCCGCTGAACACCATCAGGGTGAGGACCAGGCCGAAGAAGAACCACACCAGCTTGATCGGCAGGCCGCCGAAATCGCCGGTGTGCAGCGGGCGCATGGACTCGGTGACGAACTCCAGGGCGGAGCGGTCGCTGATCAGGAACTGGCTGTCGACGTTACGCGTGTACGGGTTCACCGAGGCGCTCTGGAACATCAGCGGATACCAGCCTGGCCCCGCCAGGGTGATATGGCTGTAGGCGGTGGCTGGCAGCGAGATGAAGTTGATCTCCAGCCCCGGGACCGCCAGGCCGGCGATGCGGGCTGCTTCATCCAGGTCGATGCGCGCTGCCGGGCTGCCATTCGGGGTTTGCGGTACATCCTCACGGGCGATCACAGGCACGATGGGCCGGCTGGAAATGGTGATGTGGTTGTCCGCGAGGATCGCCTGGATCAGGAACCAGGTGCCGGTGATGGAAATGACTGCAATGAACCAGATCGACCAGACCCCGGCCAGGCGGTGCAGGTCGCCCCAGAAAATCCGCGAACCGTGGCCGGTGCGCACCGGCTTGAAAAAGCCCTTCCAGAACTTCTTGTACACCACCAGGCCGGTGACCAGCGAAGCCAGCATGGGCAGGCCGAGCAGCGAGACCAGGTACCAGCCCCAGCTGAAACCATTTGTGAACGGCACCAGCCACCAGCCATGCAGGGCGCGGGTGAAGGCTTCGAAGTTGAAGTCCGGGGTCTTGCCCTGGATGGCCCCGGTATAGGGGTTTACATACAGCGTCGGGCTGGTGCCGTCAGGCAGGGTGACATTGGCTTTGACTGCGAAGTGCGAACCGTCGGGCTGGTTGAGCCGCTCCACCACCATGTCCGGCTCGGCTTTGTGCAGGGCCTCCAGTACCTGCTGGAAGCTCAGGCGTTCGGCGTCGGCGTCGGGCTTGTTGGCGCGCACGGCCGGGTCGGCCAGCCAGACGATTTCCTGGCTGACCACGGCGAGCATGCCGGTGAAGCAGACGATCAGGACAAAGAACCAGATCGGCAAGGCGAGCCAGCTGTGAACCAGGAACCACAGCCTGGATTTGGATTTTTTCGGTGATTTGGCCATCTGACGGTCTTCTGCATTGGGGTGTCGAGCGTGTGCCCAGCCAAAGAGGGGCTGTATTGATAAGGACGAATGAGAATCAAAAACCTGCCGTTTTAAGTGCAAGCAAATGTTTCAAGGGCTTGGGCAAGGGCCAACCTGTGCGTCAGGGGCATTGGGGGGCTGCTGCGCAGCCCATCGCCGGCAAGCCGGGCTCCCACAGGTAATACGCAACCTTGAGGTCTGTGCTGTCCCTGTGGGAGCCCGGCTTGCCGGCGATGGGCCGCACAGCGGCCCCAATCGATTCAGGCCAAGGCCGGCCTGCTAGGCATGGGCAGGAGGGATCAGGCGCGGGTCAGGGCTACTGCCGGTTGCGGCTTGCCGTGCAGCTGGGCGAGGTCCTGGTACAGCGCGCGGCCAATTTCCGCGGCGCGTGCCGGTAGCACCGAGAGCAGGGTGTCGCTCAGGCCGTGGCTGTTTTCGCAGAAACCCTGCAGGTACACCGAGGCCTGCAGATCGGGGCTGGCCAGCATGCGGTAGTTGCGGTCGACGCTGAAATCGTCCAGGTAACCGGCCAGGGGGGCCAGCAAGTCGCGGTGCGAGCGACGTTCGTAGCCGGTGGCGAGGATCACTGCGTCGTAGCGATGGGTTTGCTGCTGGCCGGTTGCAAGGTCGCAAAGGGTCAGCTCCAGGCCTTCGCGAGTGGCCACCACGGCTTCTACCTGGCGCCGGCACAATACGTTGTGACGGTACTGGTGGGCGACCTTCTGCCGGTAGAGGATGCCGTAAATGCGTTCGATCAGGTTGAGGTCGACTACCGAATAGTTGGTGTTGTGGTATTCGCCCAGCAGCTTGCTGCGCTGGTCGGCCGGTTCGTTGTAGACCAGGTCGGTGTAGTCCGGTGAGAAGATCTCGTTGACGAACGGGCTGTCGTCGGCAGGCTTGAGGGCCGAACCGCGCAAAATCATGTCGACCTTGACCGACGGGTAGCTGTCGTTGAGGTCGATGAACGCCTCGGCGGCGCTCTGGCCCGAACCGATCACGGCAATGCGCATCGGCTTGCCGGCGGTGCACGGCAGCTTGTTCAGGCTGCTCAGGTACTGGGAGTGATGGA
This region includes:
- a CDS encoding PepSY domain-containing protein codes for the protein MAKSPKKSKSRLWFLVHSWLALPIWFFVLIVCFTGMLAVVSQEIVWLADPAVRANKPDADAERLSFQQVLEALHKAEPDMVVERLNQPDGSHFAVKANVTLPDGTSPTLYVNPYTGAIQGKTPDFNFEAFTRALHGWWLVPFTNGFSWGWYLVSLLGLPMLASLVTGLVVYKKFWKGFFKPVRTGHGSRIFWGDLHRLAGVWSIWFIAVISITGTWFLIQAILADNHITISSRPIVPVIAREDVPQTPNGSPAARIDLDEAARIAGLAVPGLEINFISLPATAYSHITLAGPGWYPLMFQSASVNPYTRNVDSQFLISDRSALEFVTESMRPLHTGDFGGLPIKLVWFFFGLVLTLMVFSGLLIWTKRTAQATAAALKRSERAPRRTRNETPVEIRP
- a CDS encoding SidA/IucD/PvdA family monooxygenase, which produces MSQPSQRETTKDLIGVGFGPSNLALAIALEELAESQGHALDALFIDKQQDYRWHGETLATQSELQISFLKDLVSLRNPTSPYSFVNYLHQKQRLADFINLGTFYPCRLEYNDYLRWAAEHFATQAAYGEEVLRIEPEVQAGRVEHLRLVSRDAQGREYSRRTRSVVVGSGGTPKIPEKFGAFKDDPRVFHHSQYLSSLNKLPCTAGKPMRIAVIGSGQSAAEAFIDLNDSYPSVKVDMILRGSALKPADDSPFVNEIFSPDYTDLVYNEPADQRSKLLGEYHNTNYSVVDLNLIERIYGILYRQKVAHQYRHNVLCRRQVEAVVATREGLELTLCDLATGQQQTHRYDAVILATGYERRSHRDLLAPLAGYLDDFSVDRNYRMLASPDLQASVYLQGFCENSHGLSDTLLSVLPARAAEIGRALYQDLAQLHGKPQPAVALTRA
- a CDS encoding thiamine pyrophosphate-binding protein, with amino-acid sequence MSQVQAVPASPLKQRWLKWRFHLNILLILIPLGFMPKYFADARLFRGEAGLGANVINDIQVGPYTLDLAEMRDEPPRADGPAGHFKIFNASLCKACVNGVKAAYLRIGKPRSLRAAGTIFFGAPYNMGTSLPIPPRTRPDAQVWITLEGWDGSMHQASVPLAKASPATVAWLEKQGGKK